In one Shinella zoogloeoides genomic region, the following are encoded:
- the ybaK gene encoding Cys-tRNA(Pro) deacylase: MSKTTRATQALAKAGVSFTVHTYDYDPTADRVGIQAAEALGENPARVLKTLMAEVDGKPVCVIVPSDREVSMKKLAGAFKGKSANMMKPADAERLTGFVVGGISPFGQKKQVPTAIEEQALAHDAVYMNGGQRGLQVRLSPRDVVTALKAIAAPVVA; this comes from the coding sequence ATGTCCAAGACCACCCGCGCCACCCAGGCCCTCGCAAAGGCCGGCGTTTCTTTCACCGTCCATACCTACGACTACGACCCGACCGCCGACCGCGTCGGCATCCAGGCCGCCGAGGCGCTTGGGGAGAATCCGGCGCGGGTGCTGAAAACGCTGATGGCGGAAGTGGACGGCAAGCCGGTCTGCGTCATCGTGCCGTCGGACCGCGAGGTCAGCATGAAGAAGCTGGCAGGTGCTTTCAAGGGCAAGTCCGCCAATATGATGAAGCCGGCGGATGCCGAGCGGCTGACCGGCTTCGTCGTCGGCGGCATCAGCCCCTTCGGCCAGAAGAAACAAGTGCCGACCGCCATTGAGGAACAGGCGCTGGCGCATGACGCCGTCTACATGAATGGCGGCCAGCGCGGGCTTCAGGTGCGGCTTTCCCCGCGCGACGTGGTGACGGCGCTGAAGGCGATTGCCGCGCCCGTCGTCGCCTGA
- a CDS encoding aminopeptidase — protein MTTPVDPQKLEKLAEVAVRVGLQLQKGQDLVMTAPIAALPLVRLITKHAYMAGAGLVSTFYADEEATLARYRHAPDESFDRATDWLCEGMAKAYANGAARLAIAGDNPMLLSAEDPAKVARANKANSTAYKPALEKIANFDINWNIVSYPNPSWARQVFPDDPENVAVEKLANAIFAASRVDVADPVGAWAAHNANLAKRSAWLNGQRFAALHFKGPGTDLTVGLADGHEWHGGASTAKNGITCNPNIPTEEVFTTPHALRVEGHVSSTKPLSHQGTLIDDIQVRFEGGRIVEAKASKGEAVLNKVLDTDEGARRLGEVALVPHSSPISASGILFYNTLFDENASCHIALGQCYSKCFLDGASLSPEQIRAQGGNESLIHIDWMIGSDKVDIDGIRADGSRAPVMRAGEWA, from the coding sequence ATGACCACTCCCGTTGATCCCCAGAAGCTCGAAAAACTCGCCGAGGTCGCCGTGCGCGTCGGCCTCCAGCTCCAGAAGGGGCAGGATCTCGTGATGACCGCGCCGATCGCCGCGCTGCCGCTCGTGCGCCTCATCACCAAGCATGCCTATATGGCCGGCGCCGGCCTCGTCAGCACCTTCTATGCCGACGAGGAGGCGACGCTCGCCCGCTACCGCCACGCGCCGGACGAAAGCTTCGACCGCGCGACGGACTGGCTCTGCGAGGGCATGGCCAAGGCCTATGCCAACGGCGCCGCGCGCCTTGCCATTGCCGGCGACAACCCGATGCTGCTGTCGGCCGAGGACCCGGCCAAGGTCGCCCGCGCCAACAAGGCCAATTCCACCGCCTACAAGCCGGCGCTGGAGAAGATCGCCAATTTCGACATCAACTGGAACATCGTCTCCTACCCCAATCCCTCCTGGGCAAGGCAGGTCTTCCCTGATGACCCGGAGAACGTCGCGGTCGAGAAGCTCGCCAATGCCATCTTCGCCGCCTCGCGCGTCGATGTTGCCGATCCGGTCGGTGCCTGGGCGGCGCACAATGCCAATCTCGCCAAGCGCTCGGCCTGGCTGAACGGCCAGCGCTTCGCCGCCCTCCATTTCAAGGGGCCTGGCACGGACCTCACGGTCGGCCTTGCCGACGGCCACGAATGGCACGGCGGTGCGTCCACGGCGAAAAACGGCATCACGTGCAATCCGAACATCCCGACGGAAGAGGTCTTCACCACGCCGCACGCGCTGCGCGTCGAGGGCCATGTCTCGTCCACCAAGCCGCTCTCCCACCAGGGCACGCTGATCGACGACATCCAGGTGCGTTTCGAGGGTGGCCGCATCGTCGAGGCGAAGGCGTCGAAGGGTGAGGCGGTGCTGAACAAGGTGCTGGACACGGACGAGGGTGCGCGCCGGCTCGGCGAAGTGGCGCTGGTGCCGCATTCCTCGCCCATCTCCGCGAGCGGCATCCTGTTCTACAATACCCTGTTCGACGAGAACGCCTCCTGCCACATCGCGCTCGGCCAGTGCTATTCCAAGTGCTTCCTCGACGGCGCGAGCTTGTCGCCGGAACAGATCCGCGCCCAGGGCGGCAATGAAAGCCTCATCCACATCGACTGGATGATCGGCTCCGACAAGGTGGACATCGACGGCATCCGCGCCGATGGAAGCCGCGCGCCGGTGATGCGCGCGGGCGAATGGGCGTAG
- a CDS encoding EamA family transporter yields the protein MSRTSDILLTATAPAIWGSTYIVTTQLLPAGYPLSVAMLRALPAGLLLLLFVRALPKGIWWPRTFLLGALNFSFFWAMLFVSAYRLPGGVAATVGAIQPLIVLGLSRAVMGTAIRPLSVLAGLAGIGGVALLVLTPAATLDPIGIAAGLAGAVSMAFGTVLSRHWQPPVPPLTFTAWQLTAGGLLLVPVALFFEPALPAPTAANLLGFLYLGVIGAALTYIVWFRGLSRLDPATVSPLGFLSPLVAVVLGWALLAQDLSPLQIAGMVVVLGSVWLSQRAQSAPAAATGALPRPAR from the coding sequence ATGTCCCGCACGTCAGACATTCTCCTGACCGCCACCGCGCCCGCCATCTGGGGCAGTACCTACATCGTCACCACGCAGCTTCTGCCCGCCGGATATCCGCTGAGCGTCGCCATGCTGCGTGCGCTGCCGGCCGGCCTCCTGCTTCTCCTCTTCGTGCGGGCACTGCCCAAGGGCATCTGGTGGCCGCGCACCTTCCTGCTCGGCGCACTGAACTTCTCCTTCTTCTGGGCGATGCTGTTCGTTTCGGCCTATCGCCTGCCGGGCGGCGTCGCGGCGACCGTCGGCGCCATCCAGCCGCTGATCGTGCTGGGGCTGTCGCGCGCCGTCATGGGCACGGCGATCCGGCCGCTCTCGGTGCTGGCCGGCCTTGCCGGCATCGGCGGCGTCGCGCTGCTGGTGCTGACGCCGGCCGCCACCCTCGACCCGATCGGCATTGCCGCCGGCCTTGCCGGCGCCGTCTCCATGGCCTTCGGCACCGTGCTGTCGCGCCATTGGCAGCCGCCGGTGCCGCCGCTGACCTTCACCGCGTGGCAGCTCACGGCCGGTGGCCTGCTGCTCGTGCCCGTTGCGCTGTTCTTCGAGCCGGCGCTGCCGGCGCCGACGGCGGCAAATCTCCTCGGCTTTCTCTATCTCGGCGTGATCGGCGCGGCCCTCACCTATATCGTCTGGTTCCGCGGCCTGTCGCGGCTCGATCCGGCCACGGTCTCGCCGCTCGGCTTCCTCAGCCCGCTGGTCGCCGTCGTGCTCGGCTGGGCGCTGCTGGCGCAGGATCTCAGCCCGTTGCAGATCGCCGGCATGGTGGTGGTGCTGGGCAGCGTCTGGCTCAGCCAGCGGGCGCAGTCCGCGCCTGCCGCTGCCACCGGCGCGCTGCCGCGTCCGGCACGATAG
- a CDS encoding MarR family winged helix-turn-helix transcriptional regulator, whose amino-acid sequence MDHVDRILEQWSRERPDLDIAPMGLLGRIARLRTHLAREIERTLAAHGLNSASFDVLATLRRSGPPYRLSPGDLIATTMVSSGTMTNRLDQLEKAGLIERSHNPEDRRGIIIALTPKGFALVNEAVTAHVENEHRLVESLDAGERAALDMLLRKFLKEFE is encoded by the coding sequence ATGGATCATGTCGATAGAATTCTGGAACAATGGAGCCGCGAACGGCCGGACCTCGACATCGCGCCGATGGGCCTGCTCGGACGCATCGCGCGTCTGCGCACCCATCTCGCCCGCGAGATCGAGAGGACGCTTGCGGCGCATGGGCTCAACTCGGCCAGCTTCGACGTTCTGGCGACGCTCCGCCGCTCGGGCCCGCCCTATCGGCTGTCTCCCGGCGATCTCATCGCCACGACCATGGTCAGCTCCGGCACGATGACCAACCGGCTCGACCAGCTCGAAAAGGCCGGCCTCATCGAGCGCTCGCACAATCCCGAGGATCGCCGCGGCATCATCATCGCGCTGACGCCGAAAGGGTTTGCGCTGGTGAACGAGGCGGTGACGGCCCATGTCGAGAACGAGCACAGGCTCGTCGAAAGCCTGGATGCGGGGGAGCGTGCGGCGCTGGATATGCTGCTCAGAAAGTTTTTGAAGGAGTTCGAATAG
- a CDS encoding NAD(P)H-dependent oxidoreductase: protein MRILLVLAHPLEDSFAASVAETVRRKLTANGHTVDLLDLYREGFDPRLTPSERARYFEPGYDPSEAEPFVSRLKQADGLVLVFPQWWFNFPAILKGFFDRVFAPGVAFENDPAGGRIQPRLGNIHLFWAFTTTGSPWWVVHLYMGNPVKRLLKRGIAAFCAKGLDFKLANLYDMDRASEARRKAHLARVEKLVDRI, encoded by the coding sequence ATGCGCATTCTCCTCGTGCTCGCCCACCCGCTGGAGGACAGCTTTGCCGCAAGCGTCGCGGAGACGGTGCGCCGCAAGCTGACTGCGAACGGCCATACGGTCGATCTTCTTGACCTCTACCGCGAGGGCTTCGACCCGCGGCTGACGCCGTCCGAACGGGCGCGCTACTTCGAGCCGGGATACGATCCGTCCGAGGCCGAGCCCTTCGTTTCCCGCCTGAAGCAGGCGGACGGGCTGGTGCTGGTCTTTCCGCAATGGTGGTTCAACTTCCCGGCCATCCTGAAGGGCTTCTTCGATCGGGTCTTCGCGCCGGGCGTCGCCTTCGAGAACGATCCGGCCGGCGGGCGCATCCAGCCGCGGCTCGGCAACATCCACCTGTTCTGGGCCTTCACCACCACCGGTTCGCCCTGGTGGGTGGTGCATCTCTACATGGGCAATCCGGTCAAGCGCCTGCTGAAACGCGGCATCGCGGCGTTCTGCGCCAAGGGGCTCGATTTCAAGCTGGCCAATCTCTACGACATGGACCGCGCCAGCGAGGCCAGGCGCAAGGCGCATCTGGCGCGGGTGGAAAAGCTCGTCGACCGGATTTGA
- the xseA gene encoding exodeoxyribonuclease VII large subunit has product MSFFSDTDSPSNLAEYSVSELSGSIKRTVEQAFDQVRVRGEISGYRGPHSSGHAYFSLKDDKARIDAVVWKGSFSRLRFKPEEGMEVIATGKITTFPGSSKYQIVIETLEPAGAGALMALLEERRRKLAAEGLFDTERKKPLPFLPHVIGVVTSPTGAVIRDILHRISDRFPVHVVVWPVKVQGEGSGQEVAAAIEGFNAFAPGGPIPRPDVLIVARGGGSLEDLWSFNDEIVVRAAAASTIPLISAVGHETDWTLIDHAADRRAPTPTGAAEMAVPVKADLDAEIASLAARLRGAMARQMDNRRQGARALARALPSLDQLLALPRRRFDEAAAGLGRGLQMNTVGKRRAFERTAAHLRPDMLLTRIAERRQRVTDRLLRAERIVERRLDQMRARLSAFDVSLRATPARIKAQTERSGDRLRGLALRAESALSADLSRRRALLQAQDRMLQSLSYRNVLKRGYALVRDEEGAPVKGAASLGPGRAIAIEFADGTVDAVTGSGGGAPRRKAAKAEPEAEKPASRQGSLF; this is encoded by the coding sequence ATGAGCTTCTTTTCCGACACTGATTCGCCCTCCAACCTTGCCGAATATTCGGTCTCGGAGCTTTCCGGCTCCATCAAGCGCACGGTCGAGCAGGCCTTCGACCAGGTGCGCGTGCGCGGCGAAATCTCCGGCTATCGCGGCCCGCATTCCTCGGGGCACGCCTATTTCTCGCTGAAGGACGACAAGGCGCGCATCGACGCGGTCGTCTGGAAGGGCAGCTTCTCGCGCCTGCGCTTCAAGCCGGAAGAGGGCATGGAGGTGATCGCCACAGGCAAGATCACCACCTTCCCCGGCTCCTCGAAATACCAGATCGTCATCGAGACACTGGAGCCGGCCGGCGCCGGGGCGCTGATGGCGCTCCTGGAGGAACGCCGCCGCAAGCTCGCCGCCGAAGGGCTCTTCGACACGGAGCGCAAGAAGCCCCTGCCCTTCCTGCCGCATGTCATCGGCGTCGTCACCTCGCCGACCGGCGCGGTCATCCGCGACATCCTGCACCGCATCTCCGACCGCTTTCCCGTCCATGTCGTCGTCTGGCCGGTCAAGGTGCAGGGCGAGGGGTCCGGCCAGGAGGTGGCAGCCGCCATCGAAGGGTTCAACGCATTCGCACCCGGCGGGCCGATCCCCCGGCCGGACGTTCTGATCGTCGCGCGCGGCGGCGGCAGCCTCGAAGACCTCTGGAGCTTCAACGACGAGATCGTCGTGCGCGCGGCGGCGGCCTCGACGATCCCGCTGATCTCCGCCGTCGGGCACGAGACGGACTGGACGCTGATCGACCACGCCGCCGACCGGCGTGCACCGACCCCCACCGGGGCCGCCGAAATGGCGGTACCCGTGAAGGCCGATCTCGACGCGGAAATCGCTTCGCTCGCCGCGCGGCTGCGCGGCGCCATGGCCCGGCAGATGGACAACCGCCGGCAGGGTGCGCGCGCGCTCGCCCGCGCCCTGCCCTCGCTCGACCAGCTTCTGGCACTGCCCCGCCGCCGGTTCGACGAGGCGGCGGCGGGCCTCGGCCGCGGGTTGCAGATGAACACGGTGGGCAAGCGCCGCGCTTTCGAGCGCACGGCCGCGCATCTGCGGCCAGACATGCTCCTCACCCGCATCGCCGAGCGCCGCCAGCGCGTCACGGATCGCCTCCTGCGGGCCGAGCGCATCGTCGAGCGCCGGCTGGACCAGATGCGCGCCCGCCTCTCCGCCTTCGACGTTTCCTTGCGCGCCACCCCCGCCCGCATCAAGGCGCAGACGGAGCGTTCCGGCGACCGGCTGAGGGGGCTGGCGCTCAGGGCGGAAAGCGCGCTCTCCGCCGATCTTTCGCGCCGCCGCGCCCTGCTCCAGGCGCAGGACCGCATGCTGCAATCGCTGTCCTACCGCAACGTGCTGAAACGCGGCTATGCGCTGGTGCGCGACGAGGAGGGCGCGCCGGTGAAGGGCGCGGCGAGCCTGGGGCCGGGCCGCGCCATCGCCATCGAGTTCGCCGACGGCACGGTCGATGCGGTCACCGGCTCGGGAGGCGGGGCGCCGCGCAGGAAGGCGGCGAAGGCGGAACCGGAGGCGGAAAAGCCCGCATCCCGCCAGGGCTCGCTGTTCTGA
- a CDS encoding glycosyltransferase yields the protein MSEALLEDLDIAVLLPCYNEAQTIGDVVSAFRAVLPSARVYVYDNNSTDSTALRAALAGATVVRERRQGKGNVVRRMFSDIEADIYIMADGDGTYAATDAPELIRTLITEGADMVVGTRRGVHADAGRQGHAFGNRIFNTLFRSLFGNDFSDIFSGYRAFSRRFAKSFPAVSGGFEIETEMSVHASRLRLPVAELELDYGRRPEGSHSKLSTFRDGGRILWMFAMLMKETRPFTFFGAISAGFMLLSLTFMAPVLGEYFRTGLVERMPTWVFSLVLMMMSFLVFSAGMILDSLARARAEQLRIHYMNLPAGRHVRSARKAADSTARHLAA from the coding sequence ATGTCGGAAGCCTTGCTGGAAGATCTCGATATCGCCGTGCTGCTGCCCTGCTACAACGAGGCGCAGACGATCGGCGACGTCGTGTCCGCGTTCCGCGCCGTGCTGCCGTCGGCGCGCGTCTATGTCTACGACAACAATTCCACCGATTCGACCGCGCTGCGCGCCGCGCTTGCCGGCGCGACGGTCGTGCGCGAGCGCCGCCAGGGCAAGGGCAACGTGGTGCGCCGCATGTTCTCCGACATCGAGGCGGACATCTACATCATGGCCGACGGCGACGGCACCTATGCCGCCACGGATGCGCCCGAACTCATCCGCACGCTGATCACCGAGGGCGCCGACATGGTGGTCGGCACGCGCCGCGGCGTGCATGCGGACGCCGGCCGCCAGGGCCACGCCTTCGGCAACCGCATCTTCAACACGCTGTTCCGCTCGCTCTTCGGTAACGATTTCTCCGACATCTTCTCCGGCTACCGCGCCTTCTCGCGCCGCTTCGCCAAGAGCTTCCCGGCCGTTTCCGGCGGCTTCGAGATCGAGACGGAAATGTCGGTGCATGCCTCGCGCCTGCGCCTGCCCGTCGCCGAACTTGAACTCGACTACGGCCGCCGGCCGGAAGGCTCCCATTCCAAGCTCTCGACCTTCCGCGACGGCGGCAGGATCCTCTGGATGTTTGCCATGCTGATGAAGGAGACGAGGCCATTCACCTTCTTCGGGGCGATCAGCGCCGGCTTCATGCTGCTCAGCCTCACCTTCATGGCGCCGGTGCTGGGAGAATATTTCCGCACCGGCCTCGTCGAGCGCATGCCGACCTGGGTCTTCTCGCTGGTGCTGATGATGATGTCCTTCCTCGTCTTCTCCGCCGGCATGATCCTCGATTCGCTCGCCCGCGCCCGGGCCGAGCAGTTGCGCATCCACTATATGAACCTGCCCGCCGGCCGGCATGTCAGGTCCGCCCGCAAGGCGGCGGACAGCACCGCGCGCCATCTCGCCGCCTGA
- a CDS encoding class I SAM-dependent methyltransferase, with translation MNRETTNRIRFVIEDVLPPILRDSALFRQAASLVWGKHITKLAKFRERAPFLTAGEYEDLYREHPRVHAGTDNSQACIDRIVASIAGKSVCDVGCGTGALLSHIKAGNPDLKRLTGVDFVVEDAANLDGVEYVAAMIESLPFADGEFDTVVCTHVIEHVLEYRQAIAELRRIARRRLIIVVPREREYRYSFNPHFNFFPYTHSFLRAVHPVPARHVCVDIGRDIFYMEDRSEPDA, from the coding sequence ATGAACCGGGAAACCACAAACCGCATCCGCTTCGTGATCGAGGACGTGCTGCCGCCGATCCTGCGCGATTCCGCGCTGTTCAGACAGGCCGCCAGCCTCGTCTGGGGCAAGCACATCACCAAGCTGGCAAAATTCCGCGAGCGCGCGCCCTTCCTCACCGCCGGGGAATACGAGGATCTCTATCGCGAGCATCCGCGCGTCCATGCCGGCACGGACAATTCGCAGGCCTGCATCGACCGCATCGTCGCCTCCATCGCCGGGAAAAGCGTCTGCGACGTCGGCTGCGGCACCGGCGCGCTGCTGAGCCATATCAAGGCGGGCAATCCGGACTTGAAGCGGCTGACGGGCGTCGATTTCGTCGTGGAGGATGCGGCCAACCTCGACGGCGTCGAATATGTCGCGGCGATGATCGAATCCCTGCCCTTCGCGGACGGCGAGTTCGACACGGTCGTCTGCACCCATGTCATCGAGCATGTGCTGGAATACCGCCAGGCGATCGCCGAGCTGCGCCGCATCGCGCGCCGCCGGCTGATCATCGTCGTGCCGCGCGAGCGGGAATACCGCTACAGCTTCAACCCGCATTTCAACTTCTTCCCCTATACGCATTCCTTCCTGAGGGCCGTGCACCCCGTGCCGGCACGCCATGTCTGCGTCGATATCGGCCGCGACATCTTCTACATGGAAGACCGCTCGGAGCCGGACGCGTGA
- a CDS encoding transporter: MTTGGYSPAIWAGLVGTPLMIAAGQVLFKLTSGTTGEFGLKGLAALMLNPLLLAALAIYGAGTIVWIFVLKAVPLTIGYSFMALTFCFVPVLASVFLGEALTLRYALGAVLIVGGMFVING, from the coding sequence GTGACCACGGGCGGCTACAGCCCCGCCATATGGGCGGGCCTCGTCGGCACGCCGCTGATGATCGCGGCGGGGCAGGTGCTCTTCAAGCTGACGAGCGGCACGACGGGCGAGTTCGGTCTCAAGGGCCTCGCCGCCTTGATGCTCAACCCGCTGCTGCTGGCGGCGCTCGCCATCTACGGCGCGGGCACGATCGTCTGGATCTTCGTGCTGAAGGCGGTGCCGCTGACCATCGGCTACTCCTTCATGGCGCTGACCTTCTGCTTCGTTCCGGTGCTGGCCAGCGTCTTTCTCGGCGAGGCGCTGACGCTGCGCTACGCCCTCGGCGCCGTCCTCATCGTCGGCGGCATGTTCGTCATCAACGGCTGA
- a CDS encoding helix-turn-helix domain-containing protein, whose product MEFGEHLKEWRGHRRMSQLELATEAGISSRHLSFLETGRSRPSEGMILRLSAVLDIPARDQGALFSAAGFRPRFATSPAASLAAFPPAVAEAIGLILARHDPYPGVVFDHEYNVLAANQAFLGLAGMAGIAVSPGDNFLDAYLGETPLRSIVVNWAQSAADLVHRIRAEAWLQGPRSPLLKRIERLAAASDIRAALEAFPETDRLPILPIEMKIGVKRFNWITTLTSFGSAQDALVQGVLIESFFPADAETRAHFEGAVSR is encoded by the coding sequence ATGGAATTCGGCGAGCATCTGAAGGAATGGCGCGGCCATCGGCGCATGAGCCAGTTGGAGCTCGCGACGGAGGCCGGCATTTCCTCACGGCATCTCTCCTTTCTGGAAACCGGCCGCTCCCGCCCTTCCGAAGGCATGATCCTCCGTCTTTCCGCCGTGCTCGACATACCGGCGCGCGACCAGGGCGCGCTGTTTTCCGCCGCCGGCTTCCGTCCGCGTTTCGCGACATCGCCGGCGGCAAGCCTTGCCGCCTTTCCGCCGGCGGTGGCGGAGGCGATCGGCCTCATCCTCGCGCGTCACGATCCCTATCCGGGCGTCGTCTTCGACCACGAATACAACGTGTTGGCCGCCAACCAGGCGTTCCTCGGCCTTGCCGGCATGGCGGGCATCGCGGTCTCGCCGGGCGATAACTTCCTCGACGCCTATCTCGGCGAGACGCCGCTGCGCTCCATCGTCGTCAACTGGGCGCAATCGGCCGCCGACCTGGTGCACCGCATCCGCGCAGAGGCTTGGCTACAGGGCCCGCGCAGCCCGCTCTTGAAGCGCATCGAGCGGCTGGCGGCAGCGTCGGATATCAGGGCCGCGCTGGAAGCCTTTCCGGAAACCGACCGGTTGCCGATCCTGCCCATCGAGATGAAGATCGGGGTAAAACGCTTCAACTGGATTACCACGCTGACCTCCTTCGGATCGGCGCAGGATGCGCTGGTGCAGGGCGTATTGATCGAGAGCTTCTTTCCGGCCGATGCCGAAACGCGGGCGCATTTCGAGGGCGCGGTCAGCCGTTGA
- a CDS encoding histone deacetylase family protein produces MRVIFSEDHKLRNARSELYGGELVPPFEAPFRAEWILAAVKDAGFTDVSAPERHGLETALKVHDAGYLSFLETAWDQWKAAGYNGEAIATSFPVRRTSPRIPTQIDGLLGYYCNAAETAISPGTWQAAVSSMQTALTAADLVAGGDRAAFALCRPPGHHAGIDSFGGYCFINNAAVAAQRFLDKGAEKVAVLDVDFHHGNGTQDIFYERGDVFFASLHGDPAEAFPHFLGYAEETGKGAGAGTTLNHPMPPGTPYPVWEAALQDALKRIAEFGAEVIVLSLGVDTFEQDPISFFKLTSPDYITMGRAVAASGLPVLVVMEGGYGVPQIGLNVANTLRGIAG; encoded by the coding sequence ATGCGCGTTATCTTTTCCGAGGACCACAAGCTCAGGAATGCTCGCAGCGAGCTTTACGGCGGCGAGCTGGTGCCGCCCTTCGAGGCGCCGTTCCGCGCGGAATGGATTCTGGCGGCGGTCAAGGATGCCGGCTTTACCGACGTGTCCGCGCCGGAACGCCATGGCCTCGAAACCGCGCTGAAGGTGCACGATGCCGGCTATCTCTCCTTCCTCGAAACGGCCTGGGACCAGTGGAAGGCCGCCGGCTACAACGGCGAGGCCATCGCCACCTCCTTCCCGGTGCGCCGCACCTCGCCGCGCATCCCGACGCAGATCGACGGCCTGCTCGGCTACTATTGCAACGCCGCCGAGACGGCGATCTCGCCCGGCACGTGGCAGGCGGCCGTCTCCTCCATGCAAACGGCGCTGACGGCGGCCGATCTCGTCGCGGGCGGCGACAGGGCCGCCTTCGCGCTCTGCCGCCCGCCGGGCCATCATGCTGGCATCGACAGTTTCGGCGGCTACTGCTTCATCAACAACGCCGCCGTCGCCGCCCAGCGCTTCCTCGACAAGGGCGCGGAGAAGGTCGCCGTCCTCGATGTCGATTTCCACCACGGCAACGGCACGCAGGATATCTTCTACGAGCGTGGCGATGTCTTCTTCGCTTCGCTGCACGGCGATCCGGCGGAAGCCTTCCCGCATTTCCTCGGCTATGCGGAGGAGACCGGCAAGGGCGCCGGGGCGGGCACCACGCTCAATCACCCCATGCCGCCCGGCACACCCTATCCCGTCTGGGAGGCCGCCCTTCAAGACGCACTGAAGCGCATCGCCGAATTCGGCGCCGAGGTCATCGTGCTCTCGCTCGGCGTCGACACGTTTGAGCAGGACCCGATCTCCTTCTTCAAGCTTACCTCGCCGGACTACATCACGATGGGCCGGGCGGTGGCCGCGAGCGGCCTGCCGGTGCTCGTCGTCATGGAGGGCGGCTACGGCGTGCCGCAAATCGGCCTCAACGTCGCCAACACGCTGAGGGGCATCGCCGGCTGA
- a CDS encoding EamA family transporter, whose product MADQQVISQPNNAGLWGGVLLCFGSMSSIQFGSAFSATAIDAYGPSTTTFLRLVIAAAVLALIVRPPMRSYSREQWKSALSLGATMAAMTLCFFAAIDRIPLGLAVAIEFLGPLAVATWSLGAGWRLVWPLAAFIGVVLLSHDGEGWIGDPMGVLFACGAGVGWGVYIILMKKAGKVFSGLQGLSMSLIVAALVAAPFSLPRAHEAMTLDGLGMMLGLALLVPLVPYALEMIALRRMPMSAFGILMSLEPALGALAGFLVLSQPMTPLQMLGTGLVVAASAGVTSGGNGDP is encoded by the coding sequence ATGGCGGATCAGCAAGTCATATCGCAGCCGAACAATGCCGGGCTCTGGGGCGGCGTGCTGCTCTGTTTCGGCTCCATGTCGAGCATCCAGTTCGGCTCGGCCTTTTCGGCGACGGCGATCGATGCCTACGGGCCGTCCACCACGACCTTTCTGCGCCTCGTCATCGCGGCGGCGGTGCTGGCGCTGATCGTGCGCCCGCCGATGCGCTCCTACAGCCGCGAGCAGTGGAAGAGCGCGCTCAGCCTAGGCGCCACCATGGCGGCGATGACGCTCTGCTTCTTCGCGGCCATCGACCGCATTCCGCTCGGCCTTGCGGTGGCTATCGAGTTTCTCGGCCCGCTCGCCGTCGCCACCTGGTCGCTCGGCGCGGGCTGGCGGCTGGTCTGGCCGCTCGCCGCCTTCATCGGCGTCGTGCTGCTTTCCCATGACGGCGAAGGCTGGATCGGCGATCCCATGGGCGTGCTGTTCGCCTGCGGCGCGGGCGTCGGCTGGGGCGTCTACATCATCCTGATGAAGAAGGCCGGCAAGGTCTTCTCGGGTCTCCAGGGCCTTTCCATGTCGCTGATCGTCGCCGCGCTGGTTGCCGCGCCCTTCAGCCTGCCGCGCGCCCACGAGGCGATGACGCTCGACGGCCTCGGCATGATGCTCGGCCTTGCCCTTCTCGTGCCGCTCGTTCCCTATGCGCTGGAGATGATCGCGCTCCGCCGCATGCCGATGTCCGCCTTCGGCATCCTGATGAGCCTCGAGCCGGCCCTCGGCGCGCTTGCCGGTTTCCTCGTGCTCAGCCAGCCGATGACGCCGCTGCAGATGCTCGGCACGGGGCTGGTGGTCGCTGCAAGCGCCGGCGTCACCTCCGGCGGAAACGGCGATCCGTGA